A section of the Verrucomicrobium sp. GAS474 genome encodes:
- a CDS encoding tetratricopeptide repeat protein: MRARGGARGLAPALVLGMVLGLGRTGAAQDAAPAASSAAGTTAATLDVRPLLDTQLQQADMLYTAKRYDEALLAYSDLLASLAESQREQALFRIGESYRLLGRTDEAASVFKLLSETYSGDAFAVMASYRRGDILYRKGDYAGALPLLDGVANAPVGPASVIDDATREAARFFAAASRMRIGKEEEGNAILRDFAGRTPPIVYTAAAAQMLAEWSERKDDWAGAQTYWQTVLNASAPTEKAARAQAASRAALAALRQNPPRENEAEKLFLNGLQIDPDGAYAKVANTGLLDLYYRQQRYKEVVALFDKSRDRLLDSSRAAVFLEAARSHYRLKNLPDAVRIYDLFLSQFSANGLVPAVAYERLIAQVELSRDNVPGETAAFLSAYPASPVVPQVLYLRARWYSDQKRFAEAKPIWDQLAGMKDLPDGLPATEIYFEAPRAHYALSEWKAAADGFALFIKKEGGRKETAALEFSARQCRAVALENVPDAAGAVAAWAEVAKAASPKSPEVQMATERIAVLDARLAANNTPGAKEGMLAAFRQIVSDFPGSKLLPLAAYTLGAEAFAARDYASAEPLLAQARAGDPKAWQIPATYRLLWIVWQKKDLDKTEALVRDYDGFTNAADPQSKEIRVPAGLYYWMGSQEADAGHPEAAAVWYAAVTVHPAAGTYLASAWWELAEAQRKLKRWPAAVVSYQTFRAKEAKSAETSPVLLALAEAQIGEGKDFAGAKENLDKVLLQEPEGKNNAQARYLTGRWHLAQKQYGDALKSFATLSLIYRDDVITPRALNAAAQAADLAGEKAQAEGFRKKLRDGYPAFNDTGE, encoded by the coding sequence ATGAGAGCCCGTGGAGGAGCGCGAGGGCTTGCCCCGGCCCTCGTCCTCGGGATGGTCCTGGGCCTGGGTCGGACCGGCGCGGCGCAGGACGCCGCCCCGGCGGCCTCGTCCGCCGCCGGGACGACTGCGGCCACGCTCGACGTCCGCCCGCTCCTCGACACCCAGCTCCAACAGGCGGACATGCTCTACACGGCCAAGCGTTACGACGAGGCGTTGCTGGCCTACTCCGACCTCCTCGCCTCCCTCGCCGAGAGCCAGCGGGAGCAGGCCCTCTTCCGCATCGGCGAGTCCTACCGCCTCCTGGGCCGGACCGACGAGGCGGCCTCGGTCTTCAAGCTCCTTTCGGAGACCTACTCCGGCGACGCCTTCGCCGTCATGGCCTCCTACCGGCGCGGCGACATCCTTTACCGCAAGGGCGACTACGCCGGGGCGCTCCCCCTCCTCGACGGCGTCGCCAACGCCCCGGTCGGTCCCGCCTCGGTGATCGACGACGCGACGCGGGAGGCGGCCCGTTTCTTCGCCGCCGCCTCGCGGATGCGGATCGGCAAGGAAGAGGAGGGGAACGCGATCCTCCGGGACTTCGCGGGCCGCACGCCGCCGATCGTCTACACCGCCGCCGCCGCCCAGATGCTGGCCGAGTGGTCGGAGAGGAAGGACGATTGGGCCGGGGCGCAGACGTACTGGCAGACCGTGCTGAACGCCTCGGCGCCGACGGAGAAGGCGGCGCGCGCGCAGGCGGCGAGCCGCGCGGCCCTCGCCGCCCTCCGTCAGAATCCGCCCCGCGAGAACGAGGCGGAGAAGCTCTTCCTCAACGGCCTCCAGATCGATCCCGACGGGGCCTATGCGAAGGTGGCGAACACCGGCCTCCTCGATCTCTACTACCGGCAGCAGCGTTACAAGGAAGTCGTCGCCCTCTTCGACAAGAGCCGGGACCGCCTCCTCGATTCGAGCCGCGCCGCCGTCTTCCTCGAGGCCGCCCGCTCCCATTACCGGCTGAAGAACCTCCCCGACGCCGTCCGGATCTACGACCTCTTCCTCTCCCAGTTTTCGGCCAACGGCCTCGTCCCCGCCGTCGCCTACGAGCGGCTCATCGCCCAGGTCGAGCTCTCCCGCGACAACGTGCCGGGAGAGACCGCCGCCTTCCTCTCCGCCTACCCTGCCTCGCCCGTCGTGCCGCAGGTCCTCTACCTGCGGGCGCGGTGGTATAGCGACCAGAAACGCTTCGCCGAGGCGAAGCCGATCTGGGACCAGCTCGCCGGGATGAAGGACCTCCCCGACGGCCTCCCGGCGACCGAGATTTACTTCGAGGCCCCCCGCGCCCACTACGCCCTCTCCGAATGGAAGGCGGCGGCCGACGGTTTCGCCCTGTTCATCAAAAAAGAGGGCGGAAGGAAGGAAACGGCGGCGCTCGAATTCTCCGCCCGCCAGTGCCGCGCCGTCGCCCTCGAAAACGTCCCCGACGCCGCCGGGGCCGTCGCCGCGTGGGCCGAGGTGGCGAAGGCGGCCTCGCCCAAATCGCCCGAGGTCCAGATGGCGACGGAGAGGATCGCCGTCCTCGACGCCCGCCTCGCCGCGAACAACACGCCGGGGGCGAAGGAGGGGATGCTCGCCGCCTTCCGCCAGATCGTCTCCGATTTTCCCGGCAGCAAGCTCCTCCCGCTCGCCGCCTACACGTTGGGGGCCGAGGCCTTCGCGGCGCGGGACTATGCTTCGGCCGAGCCCCTCCTCGCCCAGGCGCGGGCGGGCGATCCGAAGGCGTGGCAGATTCCGGCGACCTACCGCCTCCTCTGGATCGTGTGGCAGAAGAAGGATCTCGATAAGACCGAGGCCCTCGTCCGCGATTACGACGGATTCACGAACGCCGCCGACCCGCAGTCGAAGGAAATCCGCGTCCCTGCCGGGCTCTACTACTGGATGGGCTCGCAGGAGGCCGACGCCGGACATCCCGAGGCTGCCGCCGTCTGGTACGCGGCGGTGACGGTCCATCCCGCGGCGGGGACCTACCTCGCCTCCGCGTGGTGGGAACTGGCCGAGGCCCAGCGGAAGCTGAAGCGGTGGCCCGCGGCGGTCGTCAGCTACCAGACCTTCCGCGCGAAGGAGGCGAAGAGCGCCGAGACCTCCCCCGTCCTCCTCGCCCTCGCCGAGGCCCAGATCGGGGAGGGGAAGGACTTCGCCGGCGCGAAGGAGAACCTCGACAAGGTCCTCCTCCAGGAACCGGAGGGGAAGAACAACGCCCAGGCCCGCTACCTGACCGGGCGCTGGCACCTGGCGCAGAAGCAGTATGGCGACGCCTTGAAATCGTTCGCCACCCTCAGCCTCATCTACCGGGACGACGTCATCACGCCCCGCGCCCTGAACGCCGCCGCGCAGGCCGCCGACCTCGCCGGGGAGAAGGCGCAGGCGGAAGGATTCCGGAAAAAATTGCGGGACGGGTACCCCGCTTTCAACGATACTGGGGAGTAA
- a CDS encoding biopolymer transporter ExbD yields the protein MNFRRRIVTEQIGLQLAPMIDVVLFLLCFFILTWNLARYEADIDVKVPTAKQGKEPKRLPGEVIVNVTKDGVINLNRRPVSPDELQQILAGVVQEYPDQAVIVRADADAKYQAVVAVLDACRAADAWNIAFATLRPGAEGSGSAGAAPAPAANPVPTAAPAKP from the coding sequence ATGAATTTCCGCCGCCGCATCGTCACGGAGCAAATCGGCCTGCAGCTGGCGCCGATGATCGACGTCGTCCTCTTCCTGCTCTGCTTCTTCATCCTCACGTGGAACCTGGCCCGGTACGAGGCCGACATCGACGTGAAGGTGCCGACCGCGAAGCAGGGCAAGGAGCCGAAGCGGCTCCCGGGCGAGGTGATCGTCAATGTCACGAAGGACGGCGTCATCAACCTCAACCGCCGCCCCGTTTCCCCTGACGAGCTCCAGCAGATCCTCGCCGGGGTGGTGCAGGAGTATCCCGACCAGGCCGTCATCGTCCGGGCCGATGCCGATGCGAAGTACCAGGCCGTCGTCGCCGTCCTCGACGCCTGCCGCGCCGCCGACGCGTGGAACATCGCCTTCGCCACGCTTCGCCCCGGGGCCGAGGGATCCGGCTCCGCCGGCGCGGCTCCCGCTCCCGCCGCCAATCCCGTCCCGACGGCGGCCCCGGCCAAGCCATGA
- a CDS encoding MotA/TolQ/ExbB proton channel family protein, which yields MTSLFYPLLAQAASTPASAPTDVLGPVSALSLWELLKAGGLVMMPLFLASIAAVFLIGYYFFTLRRKAITQDELENRIDAYLADEDLSGLAAYLKDRPEALAEVLSKVLEFTYRRKDADPDAIAAIAESEGARIAAMLNQRVVYLLDIGVLSPMLGLFGTVVGILRSFGTIATEALTMRTMMLAGGVSQALVATAAGLIVGIASMFFYSYFRGRVQSLISVFEVATTARVQEIILMKKRR from the coding sequence ATGACTTCCCTCTTCTATCCCCTTCTGGCTCAGGCCGCTTCGACTCCGGCTTCTGCCCCCACCGATGTCCTTGGCCCCGTTTCGGCGCTCTCCCTCTGGGAGCTTCTGAAGGCGGGGGGGCTGGTGATGATGCCCCTTTTCCTCGCCTCGATCGCGGCGGTTTTCCTGATCGGCTATTATTTCTTCACCCTCCGCCGGAAGGCGATCACCCAGGACGAGCTGGAAAACCGGATCGACGCCTACCTGGCCGACGAGGATCTCTCCGGCCTCGCCGCCTACCTGAAGGACCGCCCGGAGGCGCTCGCCGAGGTGCTCTCCAAGGTCCTCGAATTCACCTACCGCCGGAAGGACGCCGATCCCGACGCGATCGCCGCGATCGCCGAGTCCGAGGGGGCGCGGATCGCCGCGATGCTCAACCAGCGCGTGGTCTACCTCCTCGACATCGGCGTCCTCTCCCCGATGCTCGGCCTCTTCGGCACGGTGGTCGGCATCCTCCGTTCCTTCGGCACGATCGCGACCGAGGCGCTGACGATGCGGACGATGATGCTGGCCGGGGGCGTCTCCCAGGCCCTCGTCGCCACGGCGGCGGGGCTCATCGTCGGCATCGCCTCGATGTTCTTCTATTCCTACTTCCGGGGCCGCGTCCAATCGCTGATCTCGGTCTTCGAGGTGGCGACGACGGCCCGGGTGCAGGAGATCATCCTGATGAAGAAGCGGCGCTAG
- a CDS encoding nucleoside monophosphate kinase translates to MKYRTILLFGAPGSGKGTQGKILGNIPGFWHCACGDVFRSLDPQSPLGEAFLKYSSRGELVPDDLTVSLWAEQLAKVEASGRVSAESDILVLDGIPRNLPQAKILAEKLDIRHVYHLSCPDRVKLVARLKRRALKDNRLDDANEQVITQRLLTYEEETKPVLDFFGEKMTTHVDALQSPYQVLRDILKTLDF, encoded by the coding sequence GTGAAATATCGTACCATCCTGCTCTTCGGCGCCCCCGGCTCCGGCAAGGGCACTCAGGGCAAGATCTTAGGTAACATTCCCGGGTTTTGGCATTGCGCCTGCGGCGACGTCTTCCGTTCCCTCGATCCCCAATCTCCTCTCGGCGAAGCCTTTCTCAAGTATTCGAGCCGGGGCGAACTCGTTCCCGACGACCTGACCGTCAGCCTTTGGGCCGAGCAGCTCGCCAAGGTCGAGGCCTCGGGCCGCGTCAGCGCGGAGTCCGACATCCTCGTCCTCGACGGCATCCCCCGCAACCTGCCCCAGGCGAAGATCCTCGCGGAGAAACTCGACATCCGCCACGTCTACCACCTGAGCTGCCCCGACCGGGTGAAGCTCGTCGCCCGCCTGAAGCGCCGCGCCCTCAAGGACAACCGCCTCGACGACGCGAACGAGCAGGTCATCACCCAACGCCTCCTCACCTACGAGGAAGAGACCAAGCCGGTCCTCGACTTCTTCGGCGAGAAGATGACGACCCACGTCGACGCCCTCCAGTCCCCCTACCAGGTGCTGCGGGACATCCTCAAGACGCTCGATTTTTAA
- a CDS encoding M56 family metallopeptidase, with protein sequence MSAWSERLGWMLIHSVWIGTLLALGLRLGLALMPERTAKARYTVGCAALIAMAVLPWWTFASSDFTARMEKAPVRVAVAEEVAKTPVSFATVTAGKEMPFEWQAEGKLRLEPYLPWLTSLWFAGVTFFLIRLARGWHGVRALARSPLLPVDEVWRDRFAALCGRAGVARLVRFGESAAVTVPMVAGWFKPVILFPLGVMASLPVEQVEAILLHELAHIRRHDAFVNLLQAVCEALFFYHPAVWYISRVLREERENACDDLVVSWSGDALGYAEALAAFEGERAGSLALAASGEGELLARVRRLLGVGEGSARKGVATLAVSAIFLGVALYLGTMFLLPLLSAKVMTAAERIASIKDSEPEWQKSDGNAADVSLSGTLRTEDGLPLPRKISLNVTSRYENGRTFADIQRTGETFAAKGKGDFVWLSGWAAGYAPFSMQLPKAEGGKVGPVEVVFKKGIPARIRVVSETGAPLPGVKVEGWVGQHDPNFGVSEQTGSDGTVSLGQFAVDTKAKLTFFRPGWQKIVAEYHAWEEDKLIDVVLRPSIPARGIIVDEESGRPVAGAEVQMAAELESNGSVHSSYGIDYEPQILAHSDEAGRFVVNDLSEEMGYRVYVKAAGYPLAVFPLRVGEGVLEQTFPLEKGMRFSGKIVHPRGRDGTGSMPSAIICHLMAQLGHAQAVGYDVAGTLTVSSSGEELFFSFDELPSSHLVSGVPYTFQVGGRSFDVNLKKDTEGYVFDLAGKDTKSHVEIFLNPGRGQPMPGGALHVYFLESGVGEGIAQRGVLKDLPLSEGHAEIEVPAPNRMSVSADRLLGYWFPREDFDIKESDATFSKKITLVPAGVIRGRVVLPDGSPSTKSFFTHIDVVKAPSVLKDKGIDSGEAIIDSAMLMDRYQTTPLPFGGTYRVFLWAGTHFEAGEALEVDAAHPIVERDMTWHPGVPVQGALVDGEGKPVGGVEISLNYRHSERHSFGSSVMPRASDGTFSFEDINFDVPGFYEIVFKDPAGQDVRTRLERPVEGKPLVIVYPTGEKR encoded by the coding sequence ATGAGCGCCTGGAGCGAGCGGCTGGGATGGATGCTGATCCATTCCGTCTGGATCGGGACGCTGCTGGCCCTCGGCCTTCGCCTGGGCTTGGCGCTGATGCCGGAGCGGACGGCGAAGGCCCGTTACACCGTCGGCTGCGCGGCCCTGATCGCGATGGCCGTGCTGCCGTGGTGGACCTTCGCCTCCAGCGATTTCACGGCGCGGATGGAAAAGGCCCCGGTCCGCGTTGCGGTGGCGGAAGAGGTGGCGAAGACGCCGGTTTCCTTCGCGACAGTGACAGCGGGTAAAGAAATGCCATTCGAGTGGCAGGCGGAAGGAAAGCTCCGGCTCGAACCCTACCTGCCGTGGCTCACCTCCCTCTGGTTCGCGGGCGTCACTTTCTTTCTCATCCGGCTGGCCCGTGGCTGGCACGGCGTTCGAGCCTTGGCGCGGAGTCCGCTTCTTCCCGTCGACGAGGTGTGGCGGGATCGCTTCGCCGCCCTCTGCGGGCGTGCCGGAGTCGCGCGGCTGGTTCGCTTCGGTGAAAGCGCGGCGGTCACCGTTCCGATGGTCGCCGGATGGTTCAAGCCGGTCATTCTCTTCCCCCTGGGCGTGATGGCCTCGCTCCCGGTCGAGCAGGTCGAGGCAATCCTTCTTCATGAGTTGGCCCATATCCGTCGCCACGATGCCTTCGTCAATCTTCTCCAGGCCGTCTGCGAGGCTCTGTTCTTCTATCACCCCGCCGTCTGGTACATCAGCCGTGTCCTGCGGGAGGAGCGGGAAAATGCGTGTGACGATCTCGTGGTCTCCTGGTCGGGAGACGCTCTCGGGTATGCCGAGGCTTTGGCCGCGTTCGAGGGAGAGAGGGCCGGTTCCCTCGCTCTGGCTGCGAGCGGGGAAGGGGAACTACTAGCCCGAGTACGCCGTCTTTTGGGGGTTGGAGAGGGGAGTGCTCGGAAGGGCGTCGCCACCCTAGCGGTGTCGGCGATCTTTCTCGGCGTCGCTCTCTATTTGGGAACGATGTTCCTCCTGCCGCTCCTCTCGGCGAAGGTGATGACGGCGGCGGAACGGATTGCCTCGATCAAGGATTCCGAGCCGGAATGGCAAAAATCGGACGGGAATGCCGCCGATGTCTCCCTATCGGGAACCTTGCGGACGGAGGACGGATTGCCGCTGCCTCGGAAAATCTCGCTCAACGTGACGAGTCGGTACGAAAACGGAAGAACCTTTGCCGACATCCAACGGACGGGCGAAACCTTTGCTGCCAAAGGCAAGGGCGATTTCGTGTGGCTCTCGGGATGGGCCGCCGGGTACGCCCCTTTCTCGATGCAGCTGCCGAAGGCCGAGGGTGGCAAGGTTGGCCCGGTCGAGGTGGTGTTTAAGAAAGGAATTCCGGCGCGGATTCGGGTCGTTTCGGAAACGGGCGCGCCGCTTCCCGGCGTGAAGGTGGAAGGGTGGGTAGGACAGCATGATCCGAATTTCGGGGTTTCCGAACAGACGGGGAGCGATGGAACGGTTTCCCTGGGACAATTCGCCGTCGATACCAAGGCCAAGCTGACTTTCTTCCGGCCCGGCTGGCAAAAAATCGTCGCCGAATACCATGCATGGGAGGAGGACAAGCTGATCGACGTGGTCCTGCGTCCGTCGATTCCTGCGCGGGGCATCATCGTCGATGAGGAGAGTGGAAGACCGGTTGCCGGGGCGGAGGTGCAGATGGCGGCGGAATTGGAATCGAATGGAAGTGTCCATTCCTCCTACGGCATCGATTATGAACCCCAAATCTTGGCGCATTCGGATGAGGCTGGCCGTTTCGTCGTCAACGATCTCAGCGAGGAGATGGGATATCGCGTTTATGTGAAAGCGGCAGGCTATCCGTTGGCCGTTTTTCCGTTGCGAGTCGGTGAGGGAGTCCTGGAGCAGACTTTTCCGCTGGAGAAAGGAATGCGATTCAGCGGGAAGATCGTTCATCCCAGGGGAAGGGATGGAACGGGCTCGATGCCTTCGGCGATTATCTGTCATCTGATGGCCCAGCTGGGGCATGCCCAGGCGGTGGGATACGATGTCGCGGGGACGTTGACGGTTTCGTCTTCGGGAGAGGAACTGTTCTTCTCTTTCGATGAACTTCCTTCGTCTCATCTCGTTTCCGGGGTTCCCTATACCTTTCAGGTCGGCGGAAGAAGCTTCGACGTTAATCTGAAGAAGGATACCGAGGGCTATGTCTTCGATTTGGCAGGGAAGGATACGAAGTCGCACGTCGAGATCTTCCTCAATCCGGGGAGGGGACAGCCGATGCCCGGCGGGGCGTTGCATGTCTATTTCTTGGAATCGGGGGTGGGAGAGGGGATAGCCCAGAGGGGAGTCTTGAAAGATCTTCCGCTTTCCGAGGGGCACGCGGAGATCGAGGTGCCCGCCCCGAACCGGATGAGTGTTTCGGCAGACCGGCTCCTCGGCTATTGGTTCCCTAGGGAGGATTTTGATATCAAGGAAAGCGACGCAACGTTCTCCAAAAAAATCACCCTGGTCCCGGCAGGGGTGATCCGGGGCCGGGTGGTCTTGCCTGACGGAAGCCCCTCGACGAAGAGTTTCTTCACTCACATCGATGTGGTGAAAGCGCCTTCTGTTCTGAAGGACAAGGGAATCGATAGCGGTGAGGCGATCATCGACAGCGCCATGTTGATGGACCGTTATCAAACGACGCCGCTTCCGTTCGGCGGAACCTACCGGGTGTTTTTGTGGGCAGGGACCCACTTCGAAGCAGGAGAAGCGCTCGAAGTCGATGCAGCCCATCCGATCGTCGAGCGGGACATGACGTGGCATCCGGGGGTTCCGGTTCAGGGAGCGTTGGTCGATGGAGAGGGAAAGCCGGTCGGGGGCGTCGAGATCAGTTTAAACTATCGGCACTCCGAGAGGCATTCCTTCGGCTCCAGCGTTATGCCGAGAGCGAGTGACGGAACATTCTCGTTCGAGGATATCAACTTCGACGTTCCCGGCTTTTACGAGATCGTCTTCAAGGATCCGGCGGGGCAGGACGTGCGGACGCGTCTGGAACGGCCCGTCGAAGGAAAGCCTCTCGTGATCGTCTACCCTACGGGCGAGAAGAGGTAA
- a CDS encoding pyridoxal phosphate-dependent aminotransferase family protein → MLSTLFSTQKARPIHDRIEDDVNTKLRLKYDPFYHTVDAVEGLHLQVEGKKMLMMSSNEYLGLSQHPKVVAASQEAAATWGTSSCGSRLANGSRGYHRELEEEMAAFLGTEACHVIVAGYLACQGSLAALARRGDALIVDKSIHSSLWDGAQLSGADIERFTHGDMASLRTLLESLSPTQPKLIAVDGVYSMEGHLAPVPELVELSQKHGAFLLVDDAHGFGVFGKQGRGVCDHFGANGKIDLIVGSFSKSLASTGGFMAGSKATIDYLRTSCRQIIFSAALTPPAAASSLAALRVMQAEPQHQERLLANSSYYRQLLDEAGIDYWESPTPAVPIVIGNKEKCYLVWKALWDAGFFTVMSIAPGVPAGKDLIRTAVSALHQKEELERFVETLKAACKKAGVSLKK, encoded by the coding sequence ATGCTTTCCACCCTTTTCTCCACCCAGAAGGCGCGCCCGATCCACGACCGGATCGAGGACGACGTCAATACCAAGCTCCGGCTGAAGTATGACCCCTTCTACCATACCGTCGACGCCGTCGAGGGGCTCCACCTCCAGGTGGAAGGGAAAAAGATGCTCATGATGAGCAGCAACGAGTACCTCGGCCTCAGCCAGCACCCGAAGGTCGTCGCCGCCTCGCAGGAGGCCGCCGCCACGTGGGGCACCAGCTCGTGCGGCTCCCGTCTCGCCAACGGCTCCCGCGGCTACCATCGCGAGCTCGAGGAGGAGATGGCCGCCTTCCTCGGCACCGAAGCCTGCCACGTCATCGTCGCCGGTTACCTCGCCTGCCAGGGCAGCCTCGCGGCCCTCGCCCGCCGGGGCGACGCCCTCATCGTCGACAAGAGCATCCACTCCTCCCTCTGGGACGGCGCGCAGCTCTCCGGCGCCGACATCGAGCGCTTCACCCACGGGGACATGGCCTCCCTCCGCACCCTTCTCGAAAGCCTCAGCCCCACCCAGCCGAAGCTGATCGCCGTCGACGGCGTCTACTCGATGGAAGGCCATCTCGCCCCCGTCCCGGAACTCGTCGAACTCTCCCAGAAGCACGGGGCCTTCCTCCTCGTCGACGACGCGCACGGCTTCGGCGTCTTCGGCAAGCAGGGCCGGGGCGTCTGCGACCATTTCGGCGCCAACGGGAAGATCGACCTCATCGTCGGCAGCTTCTCGAAGTCCCTCGCCAGCACCGGCGGTTTCATGGCGGGGAGCAAGGCGACCATCGACTATCTCCGCACCTCGTGCCGCCAGATCATCTTCAGCGCCGCCCTGACGCCGCCCGCCGCCGCCTCCAGCCTCGCCGCCCTCCGCGTCATGCAGGCCGAGCCGCAGCACCAGGAACGGCTCCTCGCGAACTCGTCCTACTACCGCCAGCTCCTCGACGAGGCCGGGATCGATTACTGGGAAAGCCCGACGCCCGCCGTCCCGATCGTCATCGGGAACAAGGAAAAGTGCTACCTGGTCTGGAAGGCCCTCTGGGATGCCGGTTTCTTCACCGTCATGTCGATTGCTCCCGGCGTCCCTGCCGGAAAGGATCTGATCCGCACCGCCGTCTCCGCCCTTCACCAGAAGGAAGAGCTCGAGCGTTTCGTCGAGACCCTGAAGGCCGCCTGCAAGAAGGCCGGCGTCAGCCTCAAGAAGTAG
- a CDS encoding OmpA family protein — protein MATAPLFSSTFWRPPAIGRRRWVVPVALFLSLAVHGAFFYVSDSFHVGRLAIPAEKGRMTQPTQVKRVEIPPTAIDQPPPTPVPPPPQVVQNAPSRLPEPSPQMVDHGLLGAPSPSTSLPLEGPGSLPAFTPVVPAPPASVSPYALDDHAKLDAEISKFTLAPTTPGVPATVPAATLPAPGNPTAIGSSLPGQGRGGDPVPAPSALPSPEQIGLQFRTPPPTLNPNLPQPVVLTLPTDILFDFDSAQLRPGAEAVLGQALKYIGKYLRADVEVDGFTDSFGKDDYNQKLSLDRASAVQMWLRQRLPEAKFGVSAKGYGATRPVVPTTGTIEQQQKNRRVEIIVRALSST, from the coding sequence ATGGCCACGGCACCTCTTTTCTCATCGACGTTCTGGCGTCCCCCCGCCATCGGGCGGCGGCGCTGGGTCGTCCCCGTCGCGCTCTTCCTCTCGCTGGCCGTCCATGGAGCCTTCTTCTACGTTTCGGACAGCTTCCACGTCGGCCGTCTCGCGATCCCGGCGGAGAAAGGCCGGATGACGCAGCCGACCCAGGTGAAGCGGGTCGAGATCCCGCCGACGGCGATCGACCAGCCGCCGCCGACCCCCGTCCCCCCGCCGCCGCAGGTCGTCCAGAACGCCCCCTCGCGGTTGCCCGAGCCCTCTCCCCAGATGGTCGACCACGGCCTGCTCGGCGCGCCCTCGCCCTCGACCTCCCTCCCGCTGGAAGGGCCGGGGAGCCTCCCCGCCTTCACTCCCGTCGTTCCCGCGCCGCCCGCCTCGGTCAGCCCCTACGCGCTCGACGACCACGCGAAGCTCGATGCCGAAATCTCCAAATTCACCCTCGCCCCGACGACGCCCGGTGTCCCGGCGACGGTCCCCGCCGCGACCCTCCCCGCGCCGGGGAACCCGACCGCCATCGGCTCGAGCCTGCCCGGCCAGGGCCGGGGAGGGGACCCCGTTCCCGCCCCCTCGGCGCTGCCCTCCCCGGAGCAGATCGGACTCCAGTTCCGCACCCCGCCCCCGACGCTCAACCCGAACCTTCCCCAGCCCGTCGTCCTCACTCTGCCGACCGACATTCTCTTCGACTTCGACTCCGCCCAGCTCCGGCCGGGTGCCGAGGCGGTGCTGGGGCAGGCGTTGAAATACATCGGGAAATATCTCCGCGCCGACGTCGAGGTCGACGGCTTCACCGACTCCTTCGGCAAGGACGACTACAACCAGAAGCTGAGCCTCGACCGCGCCTCCGCCGTCCAAATGTGGCTCCGGCAGCGGTTGCCCGAGGCGAAATTCGGCGTCTCGGCCAAGGGCTACGGCGCGACGCGCCCCGTCGTCCCGACCACCGGAACCATCGAGCAGCAGCAGAAAAACCGCCGGGTCGAGATCATCGTCCGGGCGCTTTCTTCGACTTAG
- a CDS encoding BlaI/MecI/CopY family transcriptional regulator, producing MSDKRTPPTQAELEILQALWGGGPQTVRQIWEAMGSRGGYTTTLKLLQIMFEKGLVTRDESRMTHIYAAAVAEGENQERMVGGMIDRVFGGSLSQLVLRALSAKPTSPEELAAIRALIDEAQKEKRGRKK from the coding sequence ATGAGCGACAAACGGACTCCGCCGACGCAGGCAGAACTTGAAATCCTTCAGGCCCTCTGGGGCGGAGGTCCGCAGACCGTCCGGCAGATCTGGGAGGCGATGGGAAGCCGGGGCGGCTACACGACGACGCTGAAGCTCCTCCAGATCATGTTCGAGAAAGGACTCGTCACCCGCGATGAGTCGCGGATGACCCACATCTACGCGGCAGCCGTGGCCGAGGGGGAAAACCAGGAGAGGATGGTCGGCGGCATGATCGACCGGGTCTTCGGGGGTTCCCTCAGCCAGCTCGTCCTCCGCGCCCTCTCGGCGAAGCCGACCTCGCCCGAGGAACTGGCCGCCATCCGCGCTCTGATCGACGAGGCGCAGAAGGAAAAGCGGGGGAGGAAGAAATGA